The Glycine max cultivar Williams 82 chromosome 17, Glycine_max_v4.0, whole genome shotgun sequence genome contains the following window.
TCAAAATGGTTAAAGATGAACTGTCAGAAACCTATGTTGAACTGCAGAGGAAATCTTCAGTAATACttgatctcattttttttttgcttaccaAACTACATTGTAGTTATTGCTTGTATTCAATTTTTCTAACATGTTgctcttattttcttctatagTATGGACAAGGAGTCCATATCGCCATAAGACACCTTGAATCAATGATAAGGATGTCTGAAGCTCATGCAAGAATGCATCTCAAACAACATGTTACACAAGAAAATGCTGACATGGCAATTCGTGTTCTACTTTAATCATTCATTTCAACTCAAAATTTTGGGGCGCAGAAAGCTCTTCAAAaggtatataaatatattttgaatctGCCTCAGAATTCTGCTAAATCCCTATACTCCCTAGCATCATActttgttataaattatttttattttggcattttctatttatataaatactgCCATTTTTGCGATAGTGATTTCCTATAGAATTCATGGAATTTGTGCTGAACAAACATGTCATTTCCCTAAAATGTGTGCTTGTTGTTGCAGAGCTTTAGAAAGTATGTGACTTTCAAGAAGAACTATAATGATTTTCTCCTTTATATTCTCTGTGAGCTTGTACAGAATGCTTTTCTTTCAGAAGAAATTGTCACTGGATTTGCTTCGGGTCTAACATACCTAGATGTCGAAGTAGATAATCTCTGCAACAAGGTATTAACATTTGCCCTTTAATTTGTGTTTGTCTCCCACTAAGATAAGGGTAACTGAccaatggttttttttattacaaactaTATCAAAATAGGTTTgttttgaaacaaattattaacATGAGACTGTTTTGATCTTATGACAGTCATTTTTtggtaattacaaaaataaccataaattgtcacaatattaatataccttttcttattattttctaattgttTGTAGTTAATTTCTGACAATTTTAAAACGGTTAGGAAATAACAAGTATTGGGACAAAATAATTCCAAACATTATTTATGACTATTTTAaatgctaaaaaaaatcttcGTACCACTGATCTGATTCTCAAATTTGTTTGACATGTGGAGGCTCAAAGAGCATGACATTTACTATATAAAACCATTCTTCGATAGCAACCACTTTTTAATTAGGGCCAATTTTGTATTGGAAGAAGAACGAAAAgtgatttgtgtgtgtgtgtgtgtaaacaAATCACTTTTCGTTCTTCTTCCAATACAAAATTGGCCCTAATGatacaccaaaaaaaattaggagACACCAAATGATAGTTATACGTGACAAAAAAATCCCtacaaataaatagttttttggTTAAATGAATTACTTGAATGAgatgtttaaattacttaattattaaattttaattaacgatttttcaaatacaaaattcgtTACAAGTTTTGTTATTGTTACCATTATTACCATCATTGTCATTGCTGATTGTCATCACCATGAACATCAATATCACTTTCATCATTGCTCCCACCGTCACCATTATCATCGTTGTCACAGTCATATAATTGACTAATACCACCACTATCGCCACAGACATCACCAATGCCACCATTAGTGTCACAACCACACTATTATCATTGTCATCAAAATCATCACCAGTGTTACCATTGTCGTCACTAACATCATTACCGGCATTGCTACACCATCAATGCCTCTACTAGTGTCATTGTTACTACTATCGTTACTAACAATACTATCTCTGTCATCGTCACCATAACCACCATCAATGTTGCGGcaaacaccaccaccactaaTACAATCTATGTCACCACCATCAACATCGATACCACCAACACATTGCCATTGCAACCACCATCCGCATCACCACCACTACCAATGCCACTCCACCACCATCCATCACAACTATCACTAATATTTCTATCATTGTCGTTGCTGTTGACATTAGTATCATCATCATTGTGATCACCACATACAAAAAtactcttaaattaattttaatatgatataaaattttaaaatgagtttatttaaaattaattatattttaaaaattagtttaaatttttttaaactaaaactaaaaactgattgtcattttttaaaatttcaaaacttaaaGTTAAAGTTACCCCAAACGAGTTGTAAATAAgtaatgaaatattattttaacttttccctttctattaatatatttaaataatatatcttttcagttttattttgtttttgtctttctcATTTTCCCCCttcttatttcaattttattaacatCCAAAATCCAAATAGACAAGCCCAACAACCCCGATAATGAAGGGCACTGACCATTTGCATTTCTTTTTTGGAACGGAAAAGACAATATTTGGCTACGAAAGTGGGGTATTCTGAATTTTGGTGCTTTTGGTACAAACATTGAAATCGTTATCCATTTTACTTGGCCAAGACAAGAACCATGCCAGCAAATTCGCCTCCAATGGTAAGAATGAGGAACGTCCTTGCCAACAAACACACATTACATGTTTCCCTTCAAcccaacaaacaaaaaatacctTATTCCCAAGTTCTTGAGTGCCTCTAGCACCGAAAAGAATAGTATATAAAAAAGGCAAATAAAGTGTTTaagattaagaaatttaaaatagaaatatttttattgggtgacaaaaattaaattatatatgatcTTTTGTAcgtttttttatgatttatataattatcttatatataacGTGTTTATAACTATACACCAGATAACAAGTTAATGGTGTAATAAAAAACCAGTCAATTCTGTAAATAGAAAACCAGTTAATAGAAAATTGtagtttagtaaaaaaaatacaatatatgtagaaaaaaataacataaccattagaaaaacataaaataaatacaaaacttGATCCAAAAGAATAACTACATTATAACTTAAGAAATCAAGGCTAACTCATAGTTAGCTATACTAAAAATTAggataaatattgatttttgtttatgaaaatgTGTGGTATTAAATAGATTGatctccaaaaaaataaaatttaaattttgttattgaatttgtaaaaaatgtaacgtatttattatattgttaacctatttttattaataatttatgtctaTGTGACATTTATAATAATGAGATGATATCTTAAGATTATTATatgttatcaaaattaattttttaatttaatgtctgaattaataacttattattatcttaatctttaaatttaattagttactGATATTTTAGTCCGAACTTAATCATATATACTACATTTTAGTAaactattattaaaaacattattatattttatcacttttgattattttatcattaagtgtattaataaattattatgaattGTAGCCGTTTAATTATAAGTCTTAAGTTTGAATTCTAAATATATTCTTGtgttaaaatacttaaaaaagaaaaactttatccttaatatataataattctatCTCACTGACTCAGATAAAATTATGTTTCGTAGATAATAtatgtgttttttaaattaaaaaaaaaaaactcattttattacttttttcttaCACTATACTAATTATGAGGAAACGTGTGAGCGTCTCATAGGTGAAACCAAACTGACCCTCCACTGAGAGTGAGAGGCATTGCCACGCACCGATTGGCTCGTGAAACCTGACGCAGTGCAGCATCACCATGTCTCGCAACTTGACTTGACCAGACCACACAGCGTAGCAGCCCATTCACTTTCTAAACCAGCTGTATTCACAATCAACGGCCCACAATGGCTTCTCCCTCATAAACCAGACAAATCAACGCTCCAAATTCTCCAAATATCACCTCTCGTGTCAGTTTATTGTCAGTCCCTGCTGCCTCGGATTACTCCGCCACCCTTCTTTTTTATCTATTCACACTCTCCCCTTAGGCGCTGTTGTTCCCACTGCTCTCAAAATAAACTTCATCACactttcttcctctctctctctctctctcacacacacactctatttttttcatctccTTAGGGTTCTCAGTTCTCACCTCACGCTTTTCGCATTTCCTTCTTCCGTTTTCTTTAGTCTCTGTATCTGTTAAAGGTTTTGCGGAGTGGTTTTGTTTCTGATTGTGGAATGTTAGGGATTTTACGTGATGGAGAGCGCGTGGAAGAGGAAATGTGATTCGCCGTTTCAGCCGTCCACGTCCGCGGCGGTTCCGTCTGCACCGGTGCCGGAGCCGGAGCCGGTAACTCCACTGAGCTCTTCTGTTTTGCTTTTGTTTGAGctatttcttttgtttgaatACGTGACTCGTAATGTGTTGTGTACCGGTGATTAATTATTTGTTGTCTCTTGTaatgaagtttaatttgaaatattgCAGTAGTTTGATCGGATGCACTAATTGTAGTAAAATTTATTGTCTAAGTACAGTCCTCGGCAAGTGGTATTCCTAgatgtattttactttttttttttctacttttatttttgaactttTATGTAGCATTATAGATGAGAACACTACAATAATTAGATAAGTTATAGCATTTTATTATGTGTACAATAACTAATGCACATGCACTAATGCTCACTTTTGAAACAGTGATTCTATCTCTTGATTTAAGACTGgtgttttatgttaattatatgcttcatattttgtattattgttAGGCAATgtcctattttttaatatttacaatattCCTGTGTCTATGTTGTTCTGGCATACATGTCACATGTTGTATCTTTGCTTTATAGTCTCCAGCTTTGCATGTATGAATTCTATATCTTTATATAACACTTGGACTATATGTGTTTCTCTTAAGATCATTGTGTTTTATTAGaactcctaatttttttttcgatCCTCTTTTTCTTGCTATTTTACATTGAAGGAGATAAACACAAGCCATTGTCTTTATCCACAATTTCCTCATGGCTTAAGATCAAAATTTGTTGGAGGGAAGCAATGCCCTGTTTACCAAAGCTTTCCCCACTCAATTACCCATGGATCAGGCCAAGCCGACACTGGAAGTTCATTTCTGTCTCTCCTTTATGCTCCTCCATCCTTGTTACAGCATGAGTCTTGGGATTTGTCTAATCGCAAGCTTTGCATCTCATCTTGTGATTGTACTGCTGCTATTGGGAATTCTGTTGTTGGTTCCATAGAAAGTGGAACCTTCCGAACATCTGGTGTGGGGTTGATGacagaaaatttaataaaccgTAACCTGCAAAGTTGGGTGACTACTTTTCCTGAGATTTCTTCCAGGGCAATGGTTGGTCTGAAGAATAGTAGTAGTTTTGTCTTCCATGATATTCAGAGTAGCAATACTGCTACTCAGCCCACAATTCCTGGTGGTGAGAAAGCTAGGgagtctttttcttcttcaggtCAGTGCCAAGGTACAAGCCCTGCATGTAGTCTAAATGTTTGCTGGTCAGATGTTCAAACTACACCAACTGTTGCTTTAGAACAAAGCTCATCTAAGTATGCAACACCTTTTATGAGTGGGTGCCCTCGTGTGTTCTGCATGGGAAAAAGTGAGTGCTAGAagcatatattttcttattaattaagatttatcCTTGGTACATATATAGATAACTCACATTTCCATTGTCAATTTAAAGGTGGCCATCTTCTTCTTAGCAATACAGGGCTTCTTGGTATTGTTTGCTCATGCCATTGTTGCCACATGTCTGTTGCTAAGTTTTGCGAGGTAAATGCTATCTAAACTGGTTCTACTCACAATGATTAGGCACACCCTTCTTGAACAGTTAATTTCACATGCTCTGCATAATTAATGCTTAATGGTTTGTCTATTCTGATACTGCAGCATTCAGGGTTATATGGTGTTGACCCAGGGGAAGCTGTTCGTATGGAAAGTGGGGAGACCATTTCTCAGTGGCAGAAGCAATACTTCTTGAAGTTTGGGGTAAGATGTGgctttcatgcattttattggTTGATGTTTTGTGATACATAGTTTATATATGTGGCTGTGGGATTTTAGATATGAATGTTCCTGCTTGATCTTTTGCTTAGAATTCCATTGGGAATTTATCAACTTACAGGAAAAGATATCTTTCTCTGGTGCTGTTTTTTAATCCTCCCTTGAATAATGACTATAAAATCAGAGAAGGTCCAGAAGGaagacactattttttttttctcctatgaTCTAAGAGAAATGCTTGTATCCCAAGCCAAAGCTTTTATTTACGAGGGTTTCAAATGTCTTCTGATGAATCGTTTGAGTGTGGATGCTTTCCTGTAAGTTTTTCCACTGAGTATGGAATCATGGATTTCTTTggcattttcttttcaatatttgGGGGATGTCATATGTTATGGTCCCTAAAATTTCTTTCACTTGTTTGCATCTTTCTCCTTTCTATTGGAAAGTTTCTGCTACACAACACTAATATTTATTGTTTACAGTGTGTTTGGTTGGAGGGAACAAAGAAGggagggatttttttttattcatttggttTTAAGATTTGGAGGGGACATGAGGGAGCTAAAATTTGCCCCTTCCTATTTTTGTCTTTCCTCAAATATTGGGAGGATTTTAAGGGTTAGGAAagtgatttttagtttttggacTGCAAATCATCCTTTCCTATTTATTTCTAAGGATATAACAGTATATTATCTATAATTTTCCTTCCCTTCCCCTGCTAACCTAATAAGGTAACCTTTCACTCACCTTTTTGAGTCATACAAACTAGGGGGACTTCTCCTTCCCTCCGTTGAACCAAATGCTCTGATTGAATTATCTAATTGGAGCATCAACCTTTATTTTACTGTACATAATAACCTTGGATGGGATGCTAAATTGATAGTTGATACAATGTCATGGTATTGAAATTCAGACTAGACTAGCAAGTTTGACCGGTTGGAACAGTgttaaataagcatattttggTAGAAATCAGTGGACCAGATTAGTTCTCTCTGATGGTTCTTGGTGCAATAGTGTGGCAGTTTGTAAGCTGACACATTATTGCATAGGTGTAGCCATAATAAGCCTATGGCATACCAGAAATGTATGTGCTACTTGTTCTAGGATTCTGCCTACTTACCAATGAATcacatgaaaaatgaaaatagccTGTTTTACCATGTGCACACTGTCTAACATTGAGGGGAAAGGAAGCAAACCATTAGGCCAAACTTCTTTGCTACACACTATTATACCTTGCACTTAACTTACTGATGGATAGcataaatggaaaagaaaactaaGTATTTAGCACATCTttaattcaatatttattttaaattttgaatgaatTGTTGTAACCATAAATTagtaaaacatcattttatgaaaacattaagagtttaaaattttatatatttatggaAATTGTCACCtaaaagttttcttttagaTTTTCTCTTGAATATTACTAGCTCAACAAGTTTTTTACATAGTTACTATCTTACTGATATTATttcatacttatattattttaaaatcccGTTTGATTCACATTCATACCAACAAAGCATGAACTCCATTTCTGATTCAGTCAGTCCTGTTTTCAGAACATTGATGTGAGATCTGTTCAAGTGTATTGTTGCACGGGGTAAATTAGCAACTACAAACAATAATAACTTTAGATACTAGACTTTAGACTACCGGGCAGCCCAAATATGCTAATCTTATTAGTTTGTTCATACATAATAGTTATTCGTTCATTGGGCACTGTAGTACACTTTGTCTTGTCAGTGACATTTATTTGTGAGAACTCTAGCTAGCTTAATGGAAGAtaaccaaattttaaaatttatgcatgtgcaaattttgataaaatttttacGTTCATTTTACatgtctttttttgttttttgttggcGTTGAGAATTGAATTTCTTATTTGCCTGTGTTTGAAGCAACGAGAACACTGGATGGTGATACTTTTATGATGCTTTAGATTAGGTCTCTGGGAAATGAGAATGAATGGGACTGGCCAGAAGTATTATCAACAACAGGAAGTCTGATGAGATCCAATGCATCTGCATTTGATATGTCCAAGACTAATTTGTCTCATATGTTGAGTTCATCTGCAGTCATGTCAAGGTCTGCAAAGTCTTCTGACTATGCCGTGTTTCCAAAAAATGCTCATGCAgacaacaatttatttattgatgcaTTGTCCGGTAAACAAGCGACAACAATCCAGGATGGTTGCAACATTCCACTCAAAGGTTTTACTGGTATTTCACAAAACAGCTTGTATGATCAGTTGAAAAACCAGCTAACGGTATCTAATCTGGCTATGTATACAACTGCACCAAACTTTGTTGGAACTCAATTGGATGATGGTTGTCAGCCAATACCTCCTttctttgattctcaaaaaaggaaaggaaatttgtCTAGTGCCCACTCTCCTTTGCAAATTCCAGCAAGCCTTTTGAAAGACCATGATTGCATCAAAAAGAAGAATGCTAATGATGGTCTTGTAGGCAAAGATGCAGCTTCTTCCAATATTGATCTTAGGCTTGGTCAACCACCTCAGACAGGAAATCTACTTCCATCATTTGCAGAACCACTTCTGTTTAATGCCCTTGCCAGTCCTCCAAAATCACAACCTCTGAAGCAGATGATTAATAGTGCGTTGAATCAATGTTTTGTCTTAGCTGATTGTTCGAGTGTTATATTGTATCTATTATTTATTCAGTGTATACtccttttgtttcattttgaagAAACCTCTTAACAATGTTCTTTGTACATTAGATGCAGACCTCAGCAGGGAGGAGGAATTACAGAATAATTTTAGCTATGCTGCTGGTTCAATCAAAATGGTTCAAGAAATGCCTCAGCTTAAACTCAATAACTATATGTCTGCTGTGGGTAATGCTTCTGCTAGAGCTAGATCAGAAACTAAAAATGTGGCCGAGGGTTTATCATTTTCACCATTTCTGCAATTTGATAATCAATCTGGGGGAAAGACAAAAGCTAGTGAAAATTTGTGGAATGATGAAAGCTCTATCATGCCCAAGAAACTGTATTCTGATTACGGCCACACTGGAAGGCAATCAAACAATTCTGGCATAAGGACCAATAAAAGTTTGAACAATGATAAAGGGGTGAACTTTGCTAAAGACTCTggtgttaaaataaattctggTTTTGGTATTGGTCAGTTAATGGAATATCCAAGCTCCATCAAGAGAGCTGTTAGTGCTAGTGATATTTTGGTTGTTAACGGAAAGATACATGAATCAAGCTTACCATCAGATACATCTGTGTGTGCAGATATTTTGCATGGTTCAAACAATGTATCTTTTCTTGGGCAAGAAAATCATACTCCACAAAGATCCATTCCATTTAAAGGGATTTTGAAAGGCCTTCCCCATCATGTTTCAAGTTCTGTGTCAAATCAGACTCCTATTTTGCCACAGCAGCAGCAGGGCATTAATATGGATGCTTATTTGCTTGATGAAAACATGAGGTTGCTTGCATTGTCACAGATACTGGAGTTATCTAAGCAACAGCATGCATTGTATCTTAAATATATCAATCAGAAGCAAGGGAGATCCAGCTGTATTTCAAAAGTTCAGCATTATAGGTGTGAGGCTTCAACATCTGAACAGGGAACTTCTGGTGCAACGTTGAAATTGTCCCAAAATAGAGGAATTTGGGGGAATCACGAGAGTACTGTTGGTTTAGAGAAACTGGCTTCCCTCACAGGCAAGCacattgcattttttattttcctataatttttaatggtttttttagagtttaatttttcacggattgtgaaattttaaattttttgtagtATGCACATGTTATTGTGACTGTCCTTTCAGGTATGAATGGATATTGCCATTTGTCTGGCCTGCCACCAATACCTTTACATTCTAAAGAAAAGGAATCACGATGTAATGATTCTTATGACCTTCAAAATGAAGACACTTCTTTAAGGTAATTGCAGATGAATATCATGTTAATGTCATAAGGATATTTGTGTTGCATCTTACTGGAAAATTATCTTCTGTAGTGCTGATTTTAAAACCAGTCAGTATGTTCAGTTTACAGCCTAATTTTATAGCATCTTAAGGAATATTTTCCCCCTAATTCTATAATTAGGTTTAGggtaattgttattttatttagctCTAGAAGGGTGTGAAGGAAGATACTGAGGGTACATTTGGGAGAACTTATATGTTTGGATTTATGAAATAGGTTATGATTCCTACAAGTTCTTTTTAGCATATTTCAATAAACTTCCTGGTGAATCTtgtgaaaataaatttgatttttacctatttttttaatatgttccGCGGTCAAGTTTAGGAAATAAGCTTTCGTGTGGTAAAATCTTATTAAGTAAGCGCTTAATTAAGTTGTTTACTCAAATACACGCTAAATCTCAAAATGTGTTAGGCTGAATGTTGTGGGACAGGTAGTGAGAAATGGGATAAATTGGAGGGAGAGGAAAGTATATTGTTGAAGGGATCAAAACTAAATCTCTTGGAACCTAAACAATTTGCCAAaagcaaataattttaaacctgTTGACTTAAAAATGTGAGAATTTTCGGGGGTAGATTGTTAGAGTAATTAATTCAATATAATAGGTTATGATTCCTATAAGTTCTTTTTAGCATATTTCAATAAACTTCCTGGGGAATCTtgtgaaaataaatttgattttacctattttttcaATATGTTCCACGGTCAAGTTTAGGAAATAAGCTTTTGTGTGgtaaaatcttattaaatagGCCCTTAATTAAGTTGTTTACTCAAATACACGCTAAATCTCAAATGTGTTAGGCTGAATGTGGTGGGACAGGTAGTGAGAAATGGGATAATTTGGAGGGAGAGGAAAGTATATTGTTGAAGGTATCAGAACTAAATCTCTTGGAACCTAAACATTTTGCTATaagcaaataattttaaacctgTTGAGTTAAAAATGTGAGAATTTGGGGGTTGACCATTAGAGTAATTAATTCAATGACTTTGCTTGAAAGTTGAAGCTAGAAAGACCACAACGAAGGATTGCaggatgttttaattttgttagggaAGAAACATCAGCCATTGGTTTAGTCTGGTATTATTATTGAAACATGGTGCAAAATCATGGGTGCTTAAAACAGAGGCCTAGCTTAATTGGTTATGTGCAAAATATGTTGATGTTgtgcttgttttcttttgtgGAAAATAGACTGACAGTTCAAAAAACTGTATGACTATGTTCTATGTAGTTGTGGTATGGGATCATGTGTTTAGggtcaacatcagtttttgataatgaaaatatcaatgttatatttttcatttcatgtaTTCTGTATCCATTATCCACAGTCAAGGATAACGTCTTTACTGCTATTTggtccttttttttaatctttatttaatGATTGGTTTTCACCTATCACCAAAATAGTTATTAGTGGCATGATAGTGCATCTTGCACAATGAACACAGAAGTGGTATTACATTGAAAACAAATCATGGTTGTTGTGATTAACAGACCATTAAAAATTCTTGTCTTGCCCCCTTTGTTCATTTATCCCTCAAATTTTTAAGGTGACTTTTGAAATTTCACATTTGCTCACATAAGAATGAAAATAGGGTTCAAAACCCTTCCTTATTCCAAGAAGGATTAACTCGGTTGCTTCTCTGTCCAAGCTTAAAAACCCATCTCTGGAGGCGACACATTTTCTGGATAAGCCATTGTTTTTCTAGATAGGGTTCAAACCCTTGcttattgttattaaatatgATACTGTATGACTTGTAATTTATCCTATTTACATTTACATTCTTTCTGACAAAGCCCAACAAGTTTTATTACAGCCCCCTTTGACTTGTCTTCTGCTTATTCCAGATTCTATTTATATGGTGCATACCTGcagatttttcctctttttttttatttatgcaacTTGCTTTATCCTATTAtctgtttcttttttatgtgaAACACATCCTCTCCATCGTGTCGTCTCTTTTTTGCTGTTGATTATTTTGTTCCAGACTTCCAGCTGCTTTGTTGTTCGTCCATGGCATCTCTTCTCAGTCACAACCAGGGCAACAAAGCACCTCAGCATCAGTCTCTTGTTCTTATTGACTTGTTTAATTATGCCTTAGATTGGTGGTGAATAAGTCTCTAGATTATCactgttaattattaatatgatgtttatttttctaatgtAATGAGGCTATCCCATAATTTGCTACCCTGCTATAGCATTTAAGTCTTTGGGGATAAACCAGTCTGCATCATTATTCAGTGTTGACTAGTGACTACTCTGCCTGTTATTGTTGACACCTGTGGATGAAACTGCAACTGTTCTTTTTCTTGTAATCTCTTCACAAGCAATTTTAATGAATAGTTTTCACCTCAGATCAGATCATAAACATAAAACTGGTAgctgttgaaaaaaaaacagcTGCTGGGATTTCTGTAAATTGGGTATTTAATTCATTAACAATATTCTATCTTTTCAGATCAGAAACCTGGGTTCCATTTATAATACTATTGTCTGCAAACTTTTCTGTCCTCTGGGAGTCACACCTCTAACTATTGTTACTTTTTCTCTCCCCTAATTTTGATGTTGCAGCCTTGGTATAAACAAAGACAATACCAGGTCAGGTGCATGTGAAAAATGTTCTGAGCAACCATCAAATATATGTTTGGGAGGCAAGTACTCTTGCGCTGCTCAGACAAACTGTTGCAGAAGCAATTTTTTCTCAGGAATTGAACCCCTTTGTTACAACTTAAAGCAAAAACTTGGTAATGCCAGTGGTGAAACTTCTTTGAAGATGGCTTCAGATTTGAGTAGAGATGTGGATACATCAAAGGGAAAAAATATCCTCATTGAGCAGGGTGGGAAGTTAGATGGCCAAGACTCAATCAAAATTGGCTTTCATACACCTCAATGGAGAGATGTGCCAAGTAAGGTCAGGAAAGCAGTTTGTGATGCAACATCTTTAGATCAGACAGCTACTGGTTTGGATTGGGAAGGACAAGATGGTGTTCAACTTGGAAACATTTCTATGAAACGCTTCAAAAGAACTATTGACATGGGAGACATCTCAAAAGAGCAAAAAAGTTCTAATGTTTCTTCTGGATGCTCTGCTCCTGTGGTTACTCAGGCATCTGTGGAGGTCAACAAAATTGATTCCTGTACTGATGATGCTGTAGACACTGGCTTTGTCAACAACCTTGTAGTTGATGAAGGGTCAGGTATTGATCAAGGCTGGTCGTCAGATTTGGTTGAAAGAAGTGATGAGTTTCTAGGCTCGACCACTGGGAGTTGCTTGAAAAATGATTATCTGAGAGTCTTATATGATCAACCATGTTGCAATCTCCTTGATGACCTTAAACTGTTGGATTCCTTGATATGGAAGAAAGGACGGAATCAAAATCATTTTGTGCTTTCTTCTAATTGTAAAACCAATCAATCTCAAAAAGTCAAGAAAGTCCTTAAAGGA
Protein-coding sequences here:
- the LOC100816713 gene encoding uncharacterized protein isoform X3; translation: MESAWKRKCDSPFQPSTSAAVPSAPVPEPEPEINTSHCLYPQFPHGLRSKFVGGKQCPVYQSFPHSITHGSGQADTGSSFLSLLYAPPSLLQHESWDLSNRKLCISSCDCTAAIGNSVVGSIESGTFRTSGVGLMTENLINRNLQSWVTTFPEISSRAMVGLKNSSSFVFHDIQSSNTATQPTIPGGEKARESFSSSGQCQGTSPACSLNVCWSDVQTTPTVALEQSSSKYATPFMSGCPRVFCMGKSGHLLLSNTGLLGIVCSCHCCHMSVAKFCEHSGLYGVDPGEAVRMESGETISQWQKQYFLKFGIRSLGNENEWDWPEVLSTTGSLMRSNASAFDMSKTNLSHMLSSSAVMSRSAKSSDYAVFPKNAHADNNLFIDALSGKQATTIQDGCNIPLKGFTGISQNSLYDQLKNQLTVSNLAMYTTAPNFVGTQLDDGCQPIPPFFDSQKRKGNLSSAHSPLQIPASLLKDHDCIKKKNANDGLVGKDAASSNIDLRLGQPPQTGNLLPSFAEPLLFNALASPPKSQPLKQMINNADLSREEELQNNFSYAAGSIKMVQEMPQLKLNNYMSAVGNASARARSETKNVAEGLSFSPFLQFDNQSGGKTKASENLWNDESSIMPKKLYSDYGHTGRQSNNSGIRTNKSLNNDKGVNFAKDSGVKINSGFGIGQLMEYPSSIKRAVSASDILVVNGKIHESSLPSDTSVCADILHGSNNVSFLGQENHTPQRSIPFKGILKGLPHHVSSSVSNQTPILPQQQQGINMDAYLLDENMRLLALSQILELSKQQHALYLKYINQKQGRSSCISKVQHYRCEASTSEQGTSGATLKLSQNRGIWGNHESTVGLEKLASLTGMNGYCHLSGLPPIPLHSKEKESRCNDSYDLQNEDTSLSLGINKDNTRSGACEKCSEQPSNICLGGKYSCAAQTNCCRSNFFSGIEPLCYNLKQKLGNASGETSLKMASDLSRDVDTSKGKNILIEQGGKLDGQDSIKIGFHTPQWRDVPSKVRKAVCDATSLDQTATGLDWEGQDGVQLGNISMKRFKRTIDMGDISKEQKSSNVSSGCSAPVVTQASVEVNKIDSCTDDAVDTGFVNNLVVDEGSGIDQGWSSDLVERSDEFLGSTTGSCLKNDYLRVLYDQPCCNLLDDLKLLDSLIWKKGRNQNHFVLSSNCKTNQSQKVKKVLKGKKRKRNVVRIVDASSSLLHKKNEEGAGICNSSSSLSREMQMHSLSSLKKSSNKSSFVQPSNKQKHTAYSSKFLSCKNRLNKHQSFKVGYESESSSDAEFHTLPGVSGTKKLEKDLSSDCFEQFQMQELAYEEPENDKLRPFSCRKENAHRITRPVVVCGKYGEISNGHLAREVQKPAKIVSLSKVLKSSKRCMGHTNGKPRLTSKKKWKRLSIETSSGHCCRNPGLKIKEHNETENTIFLNETNVDVSMEDLERGGKPPAVYKGKRDAKAKQGDSVGNRANISLKVKNKEIRKQRSINELTAKETKVMDMTKCAQDQEPGLCGTKSRNSIQGHTSISTINSDAFCCVCRRSTNDKINCLLECSRCLIRVHQACYGVSTLPKKSSWCCRPCRTNSKNIACVLCGYGGGAMTRAIMSHTIVKSLLKVWNCEKDGMPRDTTSCEVLEKEIDAFPSSKDGLEVDQESVLKPKIVDTSTDLMNQISTNHIPHTPTSFSNFKVHNSITEGVLDPTVKQWIHMVCGLWTPRTRCPNVDTMSAFDVSGVSRPRADVVCSICNRWGGSCIECRIADCSVKFHPWCAHQKNLLQSETEGINDEKIGFYGRCMLHTIEPRCLFIYDPLDEIGSQEQKEFTCARVEGYKGRRWDGFQNNQCQGGCLVPEEQLNAWIHINGQKLCSQGLPKFPDLDIEHDCRKEYARYKQAKGWKHLVVYKSRIHALGLYTSRFISRGEMVVEYIGEIVGLRVADKREKEYQSGRKLQYKSACYFFRIDKEHIIDATRKGGIARFVNHSCLPNCVAKVITVRHEKKVVFLAERDIFPGEEITYDYHFNHEDEGKIPCYCYSKNCRRYMN